A DNA window from Armatimonadota bacterium contains the following coding sequences:
- a CDS encoding SDR family oxidoreductase, translating to MATTIRRVLVTGHNGYIGSVLAPYLIRAGYDVVGLDTEYFGECTLVPDLGPVPGIRKDIRDLTAADLDGCDAVVHLAALSNDPLGDLNRAWTEEINLAASVRLAQLARAAGVRRFLFSSSCIMYGMSEAEVVDETSPLDPRTDYARTKAEAERAIAALTDDDFAPVFLRNGTVYGLSPRMRFDTVLNNLVGSAVATGRVVVHSDGKPWRPVVHVQDVARLFAAVLEAPEEAVRGQVFNAGANHLNYQVMDLARIVAATVPGAQLEVVARPGADQRTYRADFGKFARTFPDFRFRWTPEDGARELYEAFAALGVGEETFLDRRFTRLKWLRHLLDSGRLDGTLRWARGRVEAVHD from the coding sequence ATGGCCACGACGATCAGGCGCGTGCTGGTGACCGGCCACAACGGGTACATCGGCTCCGTCCTGGCGCCGTACCTGATCCGGGCGGGCTACGACGTCGTCGGTCTCGACACCGAGTACTTCGGGGAGTGCACCCTGGTCCCCGACCTCGGGCCGGTGCCCGGGATCCGTAAGGACATCCGCGACCTCACCGCCGCCGACCTGGACGGCTGTGACGCCGTGGTCCACCTGGCCGCGCTGAGCAACGATCCGCTGGGCGACCTGAACAGGGCCTGGACGGAGGAGATCAACCTCGCGGCCTCCGTGCGCCTGGCGCAACTGGCCCGCGCGGCCGGGGTGCGACGGTTCCTGTTCTCGTCGTCGTGCATCATGTACGGGATGTCGGAGGCGGAGGTCGTCGACGAGACCTCACCGCTGGATCCGCGGACCGACTACGCGCGGACGAAGGCCGAAGCCGAACGGGCCATCGCCGCCCTAACCGACGACGACTTCGCCCCGGTCTTTCTGCGCAACGGCACGGTCTACGGATTGTCTCCGCGCATGCGGTTCGACACGGTGCTGAACAACCTGGTGGGCTCCGCCGTGGCCACAGGACGGGTGGTGGTGCACAGCGACGGCAAACCCTGGCGGCCCGTGGTGCACGTCCAGGACGTGGCCCGGCTGTTCGCCGCGGTGCTGGAGGCGCCCGAGGAGGCGGTCCGGGGCCAGGTCTTCAACGCCGGCGCCAACCACCTGAACTACCAGGTCATGGACCTGGCCCGCATCGTGGCCGCCACCGTGCCCGGGGCGCAGCTCGAGGTCGTGGCCCGGCCGGGGGCCGACCAGCGCACCTACCGCGCCGACTTCGGCAAGTTCGCCCGGACCTTCCCCGACTTCCGGTTCCGCTGGACGCCGGAGGACGGGGCGCGGGAACTCTACGAGGCCTTCGCGGCCCTTGGGGTCGGCGAGGAGACCTTCCTGGACAGGCGGTTCACGCGCCTGAAGTGGTTGCGCCACCTGCTGGACAGCGGCCGCCTCGACGGGACGCTCCGGTGGGCGCGGGGGAGGGTGGAGGCCGTCCATGATTGA
- a CDS encoding dTDP-4-dehydrorhamnose 3,5-epimerase family protein: MIEGVKVIPLRQIVDERGKIMHMLKATDPHFIRFGEIYFSCAWPSVIKGWHIHKTMTVNNAVISGRAKLVMYDMRENSPTRGQLQEVFLGEDNYCLVQIPPGVANGYKAYGDKMVILANCATEPHDPDEIIYLDPFTKEIPYDWSLKNR, translated from the coding sequence ATGATTGAGGGCGTCAAGGTCATCCCGCTCAGGCAGATCGTCGACGAGCGGGGCAAGATCATGCACATGCTCAAGGCCACCGACCCCCACTTCATCCGCTTCGGGGAGATCTACTTCTCCTGCGCCTGGCCCTCGGTGATCAAGGGGTGGCACATCCACAAGACGATGACGGTGAACAACGCCGTGATTTCTGGGCGGGCCAAGCTGGTGATGTACGACATGCGCGAGAACTCGCCGACCAGGGGCCAGCTCCAGGAGGTCTTCCTGGGCGAGGACAACTACTGCCTGGTGCAGATTCCGCCGGGGGTCGCCAACGGCTACAAGGCCTACGGGGACAAGATGGTGATCCTGGCCAACTGCGCCACCGAGCCCCACGATCCCGACGAGATCATCTACCTCGATCCCTTCACGAAGGAGATCCCCTACGATTGGTCGCTGAAGAACCGGTGA